The following proteins are co-located in the Mus pahari chromosome 14, PAHARI_EIJ_v1.1, whole genome shotgun sequence genome:
- the LOC110331068 gene encoding myosin-2, translating to MSSDAEMAVFGEAAPYLRKSEKERIEAQNRPFDAKTSVFVAEPKESFVKGTIQSKDAGKVTVKTEAGATLTVKEDQVFPMNPPKYDKIEDMAMMTHLHEPAVLYNLKERYAAWMIYTYSGLFCVTVNPYKWLPVYNPEVVAAYRGKKRQEAPPHIFSISDNAYQFMLTDRENQSILITGESGAGKTVNTKRVIQYFATIAVTGDKKKEEVTSGKMQGTLEDQIISANPLLEAFGNAKTVRNDNSSRFGKFIRIHFGTTGKLASADIETYLLEKSRVTFQLKAERSYHIFYQITSNKKPELIEMLLITTNPYDYPFVSQGEISVASIDDQEELMATDSAIDILGFTNDEKVSIYKLTGAVMHYGNMKFKQKQREEQAEPDGTEVADKAAYLQGLNSADLLKALCYPRVKVGNEYVTKGQTVEQVTNAVGALAKAMYEKMFLWMVTRINQQLDTKQPRQYFIGVLDIAGFEIFDFNSLEQLCINFTNEKLQQFFNHHMFVLEQEEYKKEGIEWTFIDFGMDLAACIELIEKPMGIFSILEEECMFPKATDTSFKNKLYEQHLGKSANFQKPKVVKGKAEAHFSLIHYAGTVDYNITGWLDKNKDPLNETVVGLYQKSSVKTLAYLFSGAQTAEAEASSGGAAKKGAKKKGSSFQTVSALFRENLNKLMTNLRSTHPHFVRCIIPNETKTPGAMEHELVLHQLRCNGVLEGIRICRKGFPSRILYADFKQRYKVLNASAIPEGQYIDSKKASEKLLGSIDIDHTQYKFGHTKVFFKAGLLGLLEEMRDDKLAQLITRTQAMCRGFLARVEYQKMVERRESIFCIQYNIRAFMNVKHWPWMKLFFKIKPLLKSAETEKEMATMKEEFQKTKDDLAKSEAKRKELEEKMVSLLKEKNDLQLQVQAEAEGLADAEERCDQLIKTKIQLEAKIKEVTERAEDEEEINAELTAKKRKLEDECSELKKDIDDLELTLAKVEKEKHATENKVKNLTEEMAGLDETIAKLTKEKKALQEAHQQTLDDLQAEEDKVNTLTKAKIKLEQQVDDLEGSLEQEKKLRMDLERAKRKLEGDLKLAQESIMDIENEKQQLDERLKKKEFEMSNLQSKIEDEQAIGIQLQKKIKELQARIEELEEEIEAERASRAKAEKQRSDLSRELEEISERLEEAGGATSAQIEMNKKREAEFQKMRRDLEEATLQHEATAATLRKKHADSVAELGEQIDNLQRVKQKLEKEKSEMKMEIDDLASNVETVSKAKGNLEKMCRTLEDQVSELKSKEEEQQRLINDLTTQRGRLQTESGEFSRQLDEKEALVSQLSRGKQAFTQQIEELKRQLEEEVKAKNALAHALQSSRHDCDLLREQYEEEQESKAELQRALSKANSEVAQWRTKYETDAIQRTEELEEAKKKLAQRLQAAEEHVEAVNAKCASLEKTKQRLQNEVEDLMLDVERTNAACAALDKKQRNFDKILAEWKQKYEETHAELEASQKEARSLGTELFKMKNAYEESLDQLETLKRENKNLQQEISDLTEQIAEGGKRIHELEKIKKQVEQEKCELQAALEEAEASLEHEEGKILRIQLELNQVKSEIDRKIAEKDEEIDQLKRNHIRVVESMQSTLDAEIRSRNDAIRIKKKMEGDLNEMEIQLNHSNRMAAEALRNYRNTQGILKDTQLHLDDALRGQEDLKEQLAMVERRANLLQAEIEELRATLEQTERSRKIAEQELLDASERVQLLHTQNTSLINTKKKLETDISQIQGEMEDIVQEARNAEEKAKKAITDAAMMAEELKKEQDTSAHLERMKKNMEQTVKDLQLRLDEAEQLALKGGKKQIQKLEARVRELEGEVESEQKRNVEAVKGLRKHERRVKELTYQTEEDRKNILRLQDLVDKLQAKVKSYKRQAEEAEEQSNTNLSKFRKIQHELEEAEERADIAESQVNKLRVKSREVHTKIISEE from the exons ATGAGCTCCGACGCCGAGATGGCCGTTTTCGGGGAGGCTGCTCCTTACCTCCGGAAGTCTGAAAAGGAGCGAATCGAGGCCCAGAATAGGCCTTTTGATGCCAAAACATCTGTCTTTGTGGCGGAGCCCAAAGAATCCTTTGTCAAAGGAACCATTCAGAGCAAAGATGCAGGGAAAGTGACTGTGAAAACGGAAGCAGGAGCG ACCCTGACTGTAAAAGAAGACCAGGTATTCCCCATGAACCCTCCCAAGTATGACAAGATCGAGGACATGGCCATGATGACGCACCTGCACGAGCCCGCTGTGCTGTACAACCTCAAAGAGCGTTACGCAGCCTGGATGATCTAC ACCTACTCAGGCCTCTTCTGTGTCACTGTCAACCCTTACAAATGGCTGCCAGTGTACAACCCCGAGGTGGTGGCAGCCTACCGAGGCAAAAAGCGCCAGGAGGCCCCACCCCACATCTTCTCCATCTCTGACAATGCCTACCAATTCATGCTAACAG ACCGGGAGAATCAGTCAATCCTGATCAC CGGAGAATCCGGGGCTGGGAAGACTGTGAACACGAAGCGTGTCATCCAGTACTTTGCAACAATTGCAGTCACTGGggacaagaagaaggaggaggtgacTTCTGGCAAAATGCAG GGGACCCTGGAGGATCAAATCATCAGCGCCAACCCCCTGCTGGAGGCCTTTGGGAACGCCAAAACTGTGAGGAACGACAACTCGTCTCGCTTT GGTAAATTCATCAGGATCCACTTTGGCACTACGGGGAAACTGGCGTCCGCTGACATCGAGACCT ATCTGCTAGAGAAGTCCCGAGTCACCTTCCAGCTTAAGGCGGAAAGAAGCTACCATATATTCTATCAGATTACATCCAACAAGAAGCCAGAGCTGATTG AGATGCTGCTGATCACCACAAACCCATATGATTACCCGTTTGTCAGCCAGGGGGAGATCAGTGTGGCCAGCATTGATGACCAGGAAGAACTGATGGCCACGGAT AGTGCTATCGACATTTTGGGCTTTACGAATGATGAAAAGGTCTCCATTTATAAGCTCACGGGAGCTGTGATGCATTATGGGAACATGAAGTTCAAGCAGAAGCAGCGGGAGGAGCAGGCTGAGCCAGATGGCACCGAAG TTGCTGACAAGGCGGCCTATCTTCAGGGTCTGAACTCTGCTGACCTGCTCAAAGCCCTCTGCTACCCCAGGGTCAAGGTCGGCAACGAGTACGTCACCAAAGGCCAGACTGTCGAGCAG GTGACCAATGCGGTGGGTGCCCTGGCCAAGGCCATGTATGAGAAGATGTTCCTGTGGATGGTCACCCGCATCAACCAGCAACTGGACACCAAGCAGCCCCGGCAGTACTTCATCGGGGTCTTGGACATCGCTGGCTTTGAGATCTTTGAT TTCAACAGCCTGGAACAGCTGTGCATCAACTTCACCAACGAGAAACTGCAACAGTTTTTCAACCACCACATGTTCGTGCTGGAGCAGGAAGAGTACAAGAAGGAAGGCATCGAGTGGACCTTCATCGACTTTGGGATGGACCTGGCGGCCTGCATCGAGCTCATCGAGAAG CCAATGGGCATCTTCTCCATCCTGGAAGAGGAGTGTATGTTCCCCAAGGCGACAGACACCTCCTTCAAGAACAAGCTGTATGAGCAGCATCTTGGAAAGTCTGCCAACTTCCAGAAGCCTAAGGTGGTCAAAGGCAAAGCTGAAGCCCACTTCTCCCTCATCCACTATGCGGGCACCGTGGATTACAACATCACTGGCTGGCTGGACAAGAACAAGGACCCCCTGAATGAGACCGTGGTGGGGCTGTACCAGAAGTCTTCAGTGAAAACTCTGGCTTACCTCTTTTCTGGGGCTCAAACTGCTGAAGCAG aggCAAGTAGCGGTGGAGCTGCCAAGAAAGGTGCCAAGAAGAAGGGGTCCTCCTTTCAGACCGTGTCTGCCCTGTTCAGA GAGAATTTGAACAAGCTGATGACCAACCTCAGGAGCACCCATCCTCATTTCGTGAGGTGCATCATCCCCAATGAAACCAAGACTCCTG GTGCCATGGAGCATGAACTGGTCCTGCACCAGCTGAGGTGTAACGGGGTGCTGGAGGGCATCCGCATCTGCAGGAAGGGGTTCCCCAGCAGGATCCTCTATGCAGACTTCAAGCAGAG ATACAAAGTGTTAAACGCAAGTGCCATCCCTGAGGGTCAGTACATCGACAGCAAGAAGGCTTCTGAGAAGCTCCTGGGCTCCATTGACATTGACCACACTCAGTATAAGTTTGGTCACACCAAG GTCTTTTTCAAAGCTGGTCTTCTGGGGCTCCTAGAGGAGATGAGAGATGATAAGTTGGCCCAGCTTATTACCCGGACCCAGGCTATGTGCAGAGGCTTCTTGGCAAGAGTGGAGTACCAGAAGATGGTGGAGAGAAG GGAGTCCATCTTCTGCATCCAGTACAACATCCGCGCCTTCATGAACGTCAAGCACTGGCCCTGGATGAAACTCTTCTTCAAGATCAAGCCCCTGCTGAAGAGCGCAGAGACCGAGAAGGAGATGGCCACCATGAAGGAGGAGTTCCAGAAAACCAAAGATGACCTTGCCAagtcagaggcaaagaggaaggaaCTTGAAGAAAAGATGGTGTCtctgttgaaagaaaaaaatgacttgcAACTCCAAGTTCAGGCT GAAGCTGAAGGCTTGGCTGATGCAGAGGAACGATGCGACCAGCTGATCAAAACCAAAATCCAGCTCGAGGCCAAAATCAAAGAGGTGACCGAGAGAGCCGAGGACGAGGAGGAGATCAACGCAGAGCTCACGGCCAAGAAGAGGAAACTGGAGGACGAGTGCTCAGAGCTGAAGAAGGACATAGATGACCTTGAGCTGACACTGGCCAAGGTTGAGAAGGAGAAGCATGCCACAGAGAACAAG GTGAAAAACCTGACAGAGGAGATGGCAGGCCTGGACGAAACCATCGCCAAGCTGACCAAGGAGAAGAAGGCCCTCCAGGAGGCCCACCAGCAGACCCTGGATGACCTGCAGGCAGAGGAGGACAAAGTCAACACCCTGACCAAAGCCAAAATCAAGCTGGAACAGCAAGTGGATGAT CTTGAAGGGTCCTTGGAGCAAGAAAAGAAACTTCGCATGGACCTAGAAAGAGCCAAGAGAAAACTTGAGGGCGACTTGAAGTTAGCCCAGGAGTCCATCATGGACATTGAAAATGAGAAACAGCAGCTTGATGAAAGGCTCAAAAA gaaaGAGTTTGAAATGAGCAACCTGCAGAGCAAGATCGAGGATGAGCAGGCCATCGGCATTCAGTTGCAGAAGAAGATCAAGGAGTTGCAG GCCCGCAttgaggagctggaggaggaaatTGAGGCAGAGAGGGCCTCCAGGGCCAAAGCAGAGAAGCAGCGCTCAGACCTCTCCCGGGAACTGGAGGAGATCAGCgagaggctggaagaagctggcgGGGCCACTTCAGCCCAGATCGAGATGAACAAGAAGAGAGAGGCCGAGTTCCAGAAAATGCGCAGGGACCTGGAGGAGGCCACGCTGCAGCATGAAGCCACAGCAGCCACCCTGAGGAAGAAGCACGCGGACAGCGTGGCTGAGCTCGGGGAGCAGATCGACAACCTGCAGCGGGTGAagcagaagctggagaaggagaagagcGAGATGAAGATGGAGATTGATGATCTTGCCAGTAATGTAGAGACAGTGTCTAAGGCCAAG gGAAACCTCGAGAAGATGTGCCGCACCCTGGAGGACCAGGTGAGCGAGCTGAAGTCaaaggaggaggaacagcagcgCCTGATCAACGACCTGACAACCCAGAGAGGACGCCTGCAGACCGAATCCG GTGAATTTTCCAGGCAGCTTGATGAGAAGGAAGCACTGGTATCTCAGTTATCAAGGGGGAAGCAAGCCTTCACTCAACAGATTGAGGAGTTAAAGAGGCAGCTCGAAGAGGAAGTAAAG GCCAAGAACGCGCTGGCCCACGCCCTTCAGTCCTCCCGCCATGACTGTGACCTGCTGAGGGAACAGTACGAGGAGGAACAGGAATCTAAGGCTGAGCTGCAGAGGGCGCTGTCCAAGGCCAACAGCGAGGTGGCCCAGTGGAGGACGAAATATGAGACGGATGCCATCCAGCGCacggaggagctggaggaggccaA GAAGAAGCTAGCACAGCGTTTGCAGGCGGCTGAGGAGCACGTAGAAGCTGTGAATGCCAAGTGtgcttccctggagaagacaaaGCAGCGGCTGCAGAATGAGGTGGAGGACCTCATGCTGGATGTGGAGAGGACCAATGCAGCCTGTGCTGCCCtggacaagaagcagagaaacttCGACAAG ATCCTGGCAGAGTGGAAGCAGAAGTATGAGGAAACCCACGCTGAGCTGGAGGCATCTCAGAAGGAGGCCCGCTCCCTGGGCACTGAGCTCTTCAAGATGAAGAATGCCTACGAGGAGTCGCTGGATCAGCTAGAAACCCTGAAGCGAGAGAATAAGAACTTACAGC AGGAGATTTCTGACCTCACGGAACAGATTGCAGAAGGAGGAAAGCGCATCCACGaactggagaaaataaagaaacaagtcGAACAAGAGAAGTGTGAACTTCAGGCTGCTCTAGAAGAAGCAGAG GCATCTCTGGAGCACGAGGAGGGAAAGATCCTGCGCATCCAGCTGGAGCTGAACCAAGTCAAGTCTGAGATTGACAGGAAGATTGCGGAGAAGGACGAGGAAATCGACCAGCTGAAGAGAAACCACATTAGGGTCGTGGAGTCCATGCAGAGTACCCTGGACGCCGAGATCAGGAGCAGGAACGACGCCATCAGAATcaagaagaagatggagggagacCTGAACGAGATGGAAATCCAGCTGAACCACTCCAACCGCATGGCTGCCGAGGCCCTGAGAAACTACAGGAACACACAAGGCATCCTCAAG GACACTCAGCTGCACCTGGACGATGCTCTCCGGGGCCAGGAGGACCTGAAGGAGCAGCTGGCCATGGTGGAGCGCAGGGCCAACCTGCTGCAGGCTGAGATCGAGGAGCTGCGGGCCACGCTGGAGCAGACTGAGAGGAGCAGGAAGATTGCAGAGCAGGAGCTGCTGGATGCCAGTGAGCGCGTGCAGCTCCTCCACACCCAG AACACGAGCCTCATCAACACCAAGAAGAAGCTGGAGACAGACATTTCCCAAATCCAGGGAGAGATGGAAGACATCGTCCAGGAAGCCCGCAATGCAGAAGAGAAGGCCAAGAAAGCCATCACTGAC GCCGCCATGATGGCGGAGGAGCTGAAGAAGGAGCAGGACACCAGCGCCCACCTGGAGCGGATGAAGAAGAACATGGAGCAGACGGTGAAGGACCTGCAGCTGCGTCTGGACGAGGCTGAGCAGCTGGCGCTGAAGGGCGGCAAGAAGCAGATCCAGAAACTGGAGGCCAGG GTGCGTGAACTGGAGGGTGAGGTGGAGAGTGAGCAGAAGCGGAATGTGGAGGCCGTCAAAGGCCTGCGCAAACACGAGAGGCGAGTGAAGGAGCTTACTTACCAG ACAGAAGAAGACCGAAAAAATATTCTCAGGCTTCAGGATTTGGTGGATAAACTCCAGGCAAAAGTGAAATCTTACAAGAGACAAGCTGAGGAGGCT GAGGAGCAATCCAACACAAATCTATCCAAGTTCCGCAAGATCCAGCACGAGCTGGAGGAAGCCGAGGAGCGGGCTGACATCGCCGAGTCCCAGGTCAACAAGCTGCGGGTGAAGAGTCGCGAGGTTCACACCAAAATCATAAGCGAAGAGTAA